A part of Fundulus heteroclitus isolate FHET01 chromosome 23, MU-UCD_Fhet_4.1, whole genome shotgun sequence genomic DNA contains:
- the LOC118557433 gene encoding angiogenin-like produces the protein MKIPLACVLLLSTTAFCQDQVVTARYRQFINQHVNAGMSQTRCDAVITQRHITETDSNRCKETNTFIRATTNHIKPICDRAGEPYGNLMKSLQPFDVVICTLKNKDARRPHCQYKGVSRTRRIAISCMQGFPVHFDRVFDD, from the coding sequence ATGAAGATTCCACTTGCATGTGTGCTGTTGCTTTCTACCACTGCGTTCTGTCAAGATCAGGTTGTAACAGCCCGTTACCGGCAATTTATAAACCAGCATGTCAATGCCGGAATGAGCCAAACCCGATGCGATGCTGTAATAACCCAAAGACACATCACAGAAACCGACAGCAACCGTTGCAAGGAGACCAACACTTTCATCCGAGCCACCACTAACCACATTAAGCCCATTTGTGATAGAGCAGGTGAGCCTTATGGCAACTTGATGAAAAGTCTTCAACCTTTTGACGTCGTCATCTGTACTCTGAAAAACAAAGATGCTAGACGTCCACATTGCCAGTACAAAGGGGTTAGCCGTACCAGGAGAATTGCAATCAGTTGCATGCAAGGCTTTCCTGTGCACTTTGACAGAGTCTTTGATGACTGA
- the LOC118557496 gene encoding uncharacterized protein LOC118557496 gives MNDSAFYYCEEIIDLLKTPLNITFLRVEGPKPEIPTIVQEFPSLPVLPGDSVTLQCSVLPESLSSSDHHTVHWFKAGSDESHPNMLYVHVDSGDKCEWIPQEPSEHKCVYNLSLRSVSSSDAGTYYCAVATCGQILFGEGTKLEVQGVSSFSHSLGTFIFIVLLCAALVISVTVIVQINHTIKKLKINVTAAAADSEITARQQSQSINEDGLAYSVPRFTKRVKRGAGAAEGQSVYADVRILGYE, from the exons ATGAATGACTCTGCTTTTTACTACTGCGAAGAAATAATTGACCTATTGAAAACCCCTTTGAACATTACTTTCTTGAGAGTTGAAG GACCAAAACCTGAAATTCCTACGATTGTCCAAGAGTTTCCATCCCTTCCAGTGCTTCCAGGAGACTCTGTGACTCTCCAGTGTTCGGTCCTTCCTGAAAGCCTCTCATCTTCAGATCATCACACTGTTCACTGGTTCAAAGCCGGCTCTGATGAATCCCATCCCAATATGCTTTATGTTCATGTAGACAGTGGTGATAAGTGCGAGTGGATTCCTCAAGAGCCTTCTGAACATAAATGTGTCTACAACTTGTCATTGAGAAGTGTCAGCTCCTCTGATGCTGGAACCTATTACTGTGCCGTGGCCACGTGTGGGCAGATATTGTTTGGAGAAGGAACTAAACTGGAAGTTCAAG GAGTCTCATCTTTCTCTCACTCTCTGGGGACCTTTatattcattgttttgttgtgtgctgctttggttatCAGCGTGACTGTCATTGTCCAAATAAATCACACCATCAAGAAACTAAAGATTAATGTCACAG CAGCTGCCGCAGATTCTGAAATAACTGCTCGTCAACAAAGTCAGTCG ATAAATGAAGATGGTTTGGCTTATTCTGTGCCAAGATTCACAAAGAGAGTAAAGAGAGGTGCTGGGGCAGCTGAAGGACAAAGTGTCTACGCTGATGTCCGGATATTGGGGTACGAATAG
- the LOC118557497 gene encoding uncharacterized protein LOC118557497, translating to MNYTVVQSPTISDPVQPGESVTLQCSVLSGSQMGSCPSEDRVLWFGVRKDTILGSIIYTDGNTPYECDTKSDMSSNSKRCVYHLLKNVSSSDSGIYYCALAMCGEIIFGNGTKLEVEGSRWSDYRLPLTCTVVAICGLVFIITIGRTICKADNCLQGHVEKQNLKEEEDSLIYTTVIFTLIENNESWIKDVKAVKREKTQAVLKPFRVE from the exons ATGAACTACACTGTTGTTCAGTCGCCAACAATATCTGATCCAGTTCAGCCAGGGGAATCTGTAACCCTCCAGTGTTCAGTCCTCTCTGGATCCCAGATGGGATCCTGTCCAAGTGAAGACAGAGTGCTGTGGTTTGGAGTCAGAAAAGACACAATCCTTGGAAGCATCATCTACACAGATGGAAACACACCTTACGAGTGTGACACGAAGTCCGACATGTCATCCAATtcaaaaagatgtgtttatcACCTCTTAAAGAACGTCAGCTCCTCTGACAGTGGCATTTACTACTGTGCGCTGGCCATGTGTGGCGAGATTATATTTGGAAATGGAACCAAACTTGAAGTTGAAG GCAGCAGATGGTCAGATTACAGGCTCCCGCTGACGTGTACTGTTGTGGCTATCTGTGGGCTTGTCTTCATTATTACCATTGGCAGGACAATTTGCAAGG CTGATAATTGTCTACAAGGACATGttgaaaaacagaatttaaag GAAGAAGAGGATAGTCTGATTTACACCACTGTCATCTTCACCCTGATTGAAAACAATGAGTCATGGATAAAAGATGTAAAAGCAGTGAAGAGGGAGAAGACCCAGGCTGTGCTCAAACCTTTCAGAGTGGAATAG
- the LOC118557576 gene encoding uncharacterized protein LOC118557576, whose protein sequence is MIERLSALLLLTIASLTQTNGDPPQILFKVVDVGGNVTLHCPVLNKEDSFFYWYKQPFGHMMETVASVNLGAKKLTEQFNNNRFNVTKGASQHSLTITNISKEDEAAYLCQTGTAYSQSFAAGIYLVVNDCNRETVTRVRQTPETASVQEGDMVTLHCSLLSKTPVVSSQCSAKYDVYWFRVGSGESHLSFIYTHKNSSDAHKSSCVHRLSQSIRNSSDTGIYYCAVVTCGEILFGEGTKVETNSKLIPVVIVLGVLLACCVTVIVALIIYIYKAVFEHLKGENKGPSRQLKSSGSQPSDKDAGADEANYVALNFSTRKTKGMKRRTESPPECVYSAVRAGHPTQN, encoded by the exons ATGATCGAAAGACTGTCTGCTCTGCTTCTTCTTACTATAGCTT CTCTCACTCAAACTAACGGAGATCCTCCTCAGATCCTTTTCAAAGTGGTTGACGTCGGCGGAAATGTTACTTTGCATTGTCCAGTTTTAAATAAGGAAGACAGCTTCTTCTACTGGTACAAGCAACCATTTGGACATATGATGGAGACTGTCGCTTCAGTAAATTTAGGTGCGAAAAAATTGACTGAACAATTTAACAACAATCGCTTTAACGTAACCAAGGGAGCATCTCAGCACTCTCTTACCATCACAAATATCAGTAAGGAGGATGAAGCGGCATATTTATGTCAAACCGGGACTGCTTATTCTCAAAGTTTTGCTGCTGGTATCTACTTGGTCGTGAACG ATTGTAACAGAGAAACAGTGACTCGTGTCAGACAAACTCCAGAGACAGCATCAGTCCAGGAGGGTGACATGGTTACTCTCCACTGTTCTCTTCTCTCCAAGACTCCTGTGGTCTCCAGTCAATGTTCAGCTAAATACGATGTGTACTGGTTCAGAGTGGGATCAGGAGAATCCCATCTAAGCTTCATTTACACTCACAAGAACAGCAGTGACGCTCACAAAAGCAGCTGTGTCCACCGACTGTCCCAATCTATTAGGAACTCCTCAGATACTGGGATATACTACTGTGCTGTGGTCACGTGTGGAGAGATCTTGTTTGGAGAAGGAACtaaagtagaaacaa ATTCAAAACTCATTCCAGTTGTCATTGTACTGGGTGTGCTCTTGGCCTGCTGCGTGACTGTAATTGTTGCCCTTATTATCTACATATATAAGGCAGTATTTGAACATTTGAAAG GAGAAAATAAAGGCCCATCTCGACAACTCAAGTCATCAGGGAGCCAGCCAAGTGACAAA GATGCTGGTGCAGATGAAGCCAATTATGTAGCTCTGAATTTTTCCACGAGGAAGACAAAAGGCATGAAGAGGAGAACAGAATCGCCACCAGAGTGTGTGTACTCAGCTGTGAGAGCAGGTCATCCCACACAGAATTAA